One genomic segment of Scylla paramamosain isolate STU-SP2022 chromosome 11, ASM3559412v1, whole genome shotgun sequence includes these proteins:
- the LOC135105019 gene encoding peroxidase-like, with protein sequence MVTLRLYPLLALLVLLCGAYADREGECIEVGFARTAGSMLHQGYEAAKEVMLARWAEEDLKGKPEYSNFSPLLKNVTRTGQLLEAASQAIIGLVRKTRVGKRCAEDWLLKGLEKHVLPLINVDKQLAEEMGLVMSFRCMVGSPYPNVDGSCVNQESPDLGSVGSKFLRLQTSMMGSDGFSSRGSVKGGKLPSARRVAEVLRKHLKRPAVTGLFGEWAHFMQRDVFSIPESPLAEGVDCCETPEAEDCDPIQVAEDDPLHATLPCINYRRSARAQAILGHRESLSLVSTYLDATPVYGSTDKVAFQRKTGYFGYLKAPGDEDDDEEGEKKKKKDTKVGDCAAPESFKGCFQLDEDDDWVAGIRLLLVLEHNRIAEVLSEINPHFDDPLLYNEARRIVVASYDHVTYNEYLPLLMGRPAVEKHTLQPGAEGPGSGYIAEVNPGVLASFAVSSYRNPAMTTEWKKEQGKTELVDSLHYESIRNDPYYDLLAMDIQRGRDQGVAGYVVWRRFCDDKHAYNTWEDLERGLDKELVKDLKELYQDELDDVDLQVAVLENDTDEGVVGKTYTCLLADQFARLKTGNRLFWEHESSLMTVEQKTYIKGVTLAHLLCANLPGLRATPKNSFLPPSDSNPLVPCEELRGGNLTAWKDTSLIEKMKKVKTEGKKQAEMVEEKEEAKEEPKKEEESEEVEVKAEEEEEGDQVQHTASVLHKDETPHLEL encoded by the exons ATGGTGACTCTTCGCCTCTACCCTCTGCTGGCCCTGCTGGTGCTCCTGTGTG gAGCGTACGCggacagggagggagaatgcATCGAGGTGGGATTCGCGCGGACGGCAGGCTCCATGCTGCACCAGGGATACGAGGCTGCCAAGGAGGTCATGCTAGCACGCTGGGCAGAAGAGGACCTCAAAGGGAAGCCAGAGTACTCCAACTTCTCCCCACTCCTGAAGAAT GTGACGCGAACAGGGCAGCTCCTGGAGGCGGCGTCACAGGCCATTATAGGTCTAGTAAGGAAGACCCGTGTTGGCAAGAGATGCGCTGAGGACTGGCTGCTCAAGGGCCTCGAGAAACACGTACTGCCTCTCATCAACGTGGACAAGCAGCTAGCAGAGGAGATGGGACTGG TCATGTCGTTCCGCTGCATGGTTGGCTCGCCCTACCCCAATGTGGACGGTTCCTGCGTCAACCAGGAGTCCCCCGACCTGGGCTCTGTCGGGTCAAAGTTCCTCCGCCTTCAGACGTCCATGATGGGCTCAGACG GGTTCTCCTCGCGTGGCTCCGTGAAGGGCGGGAAGCTGCCTTCCGCTCGCCGCGTGGCCGAGGTGCTGCGGAAGCATCTGAAGCGGCCGGCCGTCACGGGACTGTTCGGCGAGTGGGCGCACTTCATGCAGCGGGACGTGTTCAGCATCCCG GAGTCACCACTGGCGGAGGGTGTGGACTGCTGCGAGACCCCCGAAGCAGAGGACTGTGACCCCATTCAGGTGGCAGAGGACGACCCTTTGCACGCCACCCTTCCCTGCATCAACTATCGCCGCTCCGCCAGAGCCCAGGCCATCCTAG GCCACCGCGAGTCCCTGTCCCTCGTCTCCACCTACCTGGACGCCACACCTGTCTACGGCTCCACGGATAAGGTCGCCTTCCAACGCAAGACTGGCTACTTCGGTTACCTTAA GGCACCCGGGGATGAAGACGAtgacgaggagggagagaagaaaaagaagaaagacacaaagGTGGGAGACTGTGCTGCCCCGGAGAGCTTTAAAGGTTGCTTCCAGCTTGACGAGGATGACGACTGG GTGGCTGGAATTCGCCTTCTGCTGGTGCTGGAACATAACCGCATTGCCGAGGTCTTGTCAGAGATAAACCCGCACTTCGATGATCCTCTGCTGTATAACGAGGCcag ACGCATCGTAGTGGCCTCGTATGACCACGTGACCTACAATGAGTACCTGCCCTTGCTGATGGGACGTCCCGCCGTGGAGAAGCACACGCTGCAGCCTGGCGCCGAGGGGCCCGGCTCTGGCTACATCGCAGAGGTCAACCCAGGAGTGCTCGCCTCCTTCGCTGTCTCCTCGTACAGGAACCCCGCC ATGACGACTGAGTGGAAGAAGGAACAGGGGAAGACCGAGCTGGTGGACTCCCTTCACTACGAGTCCATCCGGAACGACCCCTACTACGACCTGCTGGCCATGGACATCCAGCGCGGCCGTGACCAGG GTGTGGCTGGCTACGTGGTGTGGCGGCGCTTCTGTGACGACAAGCACGCCTACAACACCTGGGAGGACCTGGAGCGTGGCCTGGACAAAGAGCTCGTGAAGGACCTCAAGGAACTCTACCA GGACGAGCTGGACGACGTGGACCTGCAGGTGGCGGTGCTGGAGAACGATACTGACGAGGGTGTTGTGGGGAAGACCTACACGTGCCTcctg gCTGACCAGTTCGCGCGACTCAAGACCGGCAATCGTCTCTTCTGGGAGCACGAGTCCAGCCTGATGACGGTGGAGCAGAAGACCTACATCAAGGGCGTCACGCTGGCCCACCTCCTCTGTGCCAACCTGCCCGGACTCCGCGCCACGCCCAAGAACtccttcctcccgccctccGACAG caACCCGCTGGTGCCGTGCGAGGAGCTGCGCGGCGGGAACCTGACGGCGTGGAAGGACACTTCACTCatagagaagatgaagaaggtgaAGACGGAAGGCAAGAAGCAGGCTGAGatggtggaagaaaaagaagaggcaaaggaggaaccgaagaaggaagaggaaagtgaagaggtgGAAGTCAaggctgaggaggaagaggagggggatcaAGTACAGCACACAGCCTCCGTCCTCCACAAAGACGAAACTCCGCACCTTGAACTCTGA